A genomic segment from Anabas testudineus chromosome 6, fAnaTes1.2, whole genome shotgun sequence encodes:
- the lysmd4 gene encoding lysM and putative peptidoglycan-binding domain-containing protein 4 has protein sequence MRRGEYVPQAFQAPVDVHASADGQVYMFKRRPNETAVSSDDEELSVIEMRPQVFREHEQGRLRNVELLERQVLDGDSLNKLALQYGCKVADIKRVNNLMQEQDLFALKSIKIPVQKHSFLTDPSDHQEEMTPSPTRPLKPRDRTRPQPQLKEVTDFLMEVDNDIEKLIKSTNRQEDFLDEKPQRFGFRGQNLTSHGADWGIQWWNALVAMLLIGIVLPIFYVIYFKTKDNGAVSKTDGSGALSSTFASSNISQT, from the exons ATGCGGCGAGGGGAGTACGTTCCACAGGCTTTTCAGGCCCCGGTGGATGTTCATGCCAGCGCAGATGGCCAGGTCTACATGTTCAAGAGGAGGCCGAATGAGACAGCTGTATCCTCAGACGATGAGGAGCTCAGTGTCATTGAGATGAGGCCGCAAGTTTTCCGCGAGCACGAGCAGGGCAGACTGAGAAATGTCGAGCTGCTGGAACGGCAGGTGTTAGATGGCGACAGTCTGAACAAGCTTGCTTTGCAGTATGGCTGTAAG GTGGCAGATATAAAACGAGTGAACAACCTCATGCAGGAACAAGATTTGTTTGCACTGAAATCTATCAAAATACCAGTTCAGAAACACAGCTTTTTAACAGACCCAAGTGATCATCAGGAAGAAATGACACCGTCGCCTACCAGACCATTGAAGCCTCGGGACCGAACCAGACCCCAACCTCAGCTTAAGGAGGTCACAGATTTTCTAATGGAGGTGGATAATGATATTGAGAAACTGATTAAGAGTACGAATCGACAGGAAGATTTCTTGGATGAAAAACCACAACGTTTTGGTTTCAGAGGACAAAATTTGACCAGTCACGGTGCAGACTGGGGCATCCAGTGGTGGAATGCGTTAGTTGCCATGCTCCTGATAGGGATCGTTTTGCcaatattttatgtaatttatttcaaaacaaaggATAACGGAGCAGTTTCAAAAACAGATGGTAGTGGTGCTTTATCATCGACCTTCGCCTCTTCAAACATCTCTCAAACCTAG